AACAAATATTAATTAGACCTTCTATACATTATAAATCCAATGAAACTCTGGATTTTGCAATAGGCTATAGTTTTGCTAAAAACTATAAGCCTACATATAATTTTAATGAAAACAATGTTTGGGAACAAGTGACATTATCTCATACATCAGGAAAGTCTAATTTCAAACATCGATTTAGATTTGAACAACGTTTCATTGAACAGTTTGTAGAAGTAACTCCTACAGTTTTCAAAACAAATGAAACAGATTATAAAATGCGATTTAGATATCGTTTTACATTTCAGATTCCTTTGTTTACAGTATATAATAATACAAAAATAAAAGCAGTTGTTTTTGATGAAATATGGTTGAATACAAACTCGGGGATTGTTCCTAAATCTTTAAATCAAAACTGGTTTTATGTTGGGGTATCCTATCCAATATTAAAAAACACATCTATAGGACTTGGTTATATGAATGATTATATGCCAATAGCAGATCATTTTAGAAGTAACCACATTTTACAAACAACACTTAAGTTCCACATTTAAATATAAAAGAAATGAAAACCACTAATAATATGGTGTTTATAGCTGTAATTATGACTATAATAGTATCTTCTTGTACGAATACAAAAGAAAAAATTAAAGGAGAACATTCTATAGAAGTAGCTAAAGAAAAAACTACTTCAACCACTGATCATGTAAAAAAACATTGGAGTTATGTTGGGGAAACAAGTCCAGAACATTGGGCCGAAATTGAAAAGAACTCAGAATGTGGAGGAAAATTTCAATCTCCTATAAATATTGTGAGTTTAGATGCAATCGTTGATACCAATTTAAAGCCTTTAGCTATTCATTATGTATCTAATACCAAAATACATGATGTAGTTAACAATGGTCACTCCATTCAATATAATTTTGAAAAAGGAGATTATCTTATGTACAAAGGTGATAAATATGATTTGAAACAAATTCATTTTCACGAATCTTCAGAACATACCATAAATGGTATTAGATATCCAATAGTAATACATATGGTACATACCAATTCTAAAGGAGAATACTTAGTATTTGCTGTAATGGCAAAAGAAGGAAAAACCAGTGCCCCTTTTAGATTCTTGGAAAGCTATTTACCTCTTAGAAAAGGAGAAACTAAAGCTATAGGAAAACCATTTAATCTTAGTTATAACCTTCCTAAAAATAAAGGATATTATACCTATATGGGATCATTAACCACACCACCATGTACTCAAGGTGTAAACTGGGTTATTTTCAAAGAACCCATCACAATATCTTTAGAACAAGTAAATATCTTAAGAGATCTGATGCCTTTAAATAATTATAGAAATGAACAACCATTAAATGGAAGAGAAGTGAAAATGACAAAATAATAGGGTCGAAATAAAAAACAGAAAAGGACTTGTCATTATAATAAGGAATGAGACCAGAATCCATCAATTTTGCATATCGCTAAAAATGGATTTTGGTCAAAATTCATGCTAAAACCTATAAACGAAGGTTATGAAATAAACCATACACATATCGAGTGTAAAACATTGAAAATTAAGTTTTTTATAAGAGTTGTATATATAAAAACTTGCTTTGTTTTTTGTATATTTATAAGTGGTTCATTTCATTTCGTATTAATTAAGATTGTTTTTTTGATATTGATTATCAAAAACATAATAGAATATTACAATGACCTTCGGATATGACTACTCTTTTAAAACCAAACCTATTAAACTGTCTTAGTAAACAATTCGATTTATTAAGAATTACAGTTTTTATTTTCACACTTTCATTTGGCACCACCATTGCGCAGGGTGTCGGAGATGTTGACCCTTATCATAATAAAAGAATTGAAGAAGTTAACATCATAATTACTAATCCATCAAATGATTCTATACTTAATAATCGGATTCGTGACAAAATACGTCAAGATTTAAAGACCTTTCCTGATAATAGATTTTCAAGAAATCATATCGAATTTTCTTTATCTCGATCACGTCAAGATCCTAAGATCGCTACGACCAAAATAGAAGTAGGATTTGGGTCAATCGGGGGGATTATACTTACTATTAATGTAACTTTAGGAGATCAGGTTGGTGAATCGACAAAAACCGGATTTGTAACGTCAGGAAAAATTAATGATCTTCCAAAACTATACAATTTTGGATCTACATTTATTCGCTTAAAACTTGAAGCCCTTGCAATTCATTATAGCAATACGAATGCTTGGTACGGTAGACCCGATGCACTTCTTGATGGTAACCCATTAGTCTCGGGGATACCCTCGGGGGATGGATATGACGATTGGGTTGAAGGATTTACTCATTTGGGAACTTATGGAATTACTCCATTACATAATAATCTTCATATATATGCCGGTCTTAGTGCAATAGTAAGTGGCTCTAAAGGACAAGAGCTATTCACAAACAAAACAAGAGGTTATATTGGTGTTGAGGATGCATATATTGGTTTAATTACAGGAAAAACCTGGGAAAACGGTAATCGACTTGTAGTAAATGCCTCTATTGGTCGACAACGTTTTACCCTTGGAGATGGATTTCTTATCGTAAATACCTCTGCAAATGGTAGTAAAAGAGCAGCATTGCAATCTAATCCTCGTTGGGCAGCAGATATGCTGGCTCGTGGTAGTGTAAAATACAACAACACATTATTAGAATTATTCTATCTCGATCCAGATGAACTACCAGTAGTAGATTCTAAAACAAGAATCACAGGAATTAATGTAGAAGCACAACCTGCAAAAGGGCTCTCTGTAGGAGCAAGCTTATTGTATGTGCCAAAGTCTGAGTTTGGTTATTTTACGTCAACAGAAGTTCTTAGTCGAGAAGGCCTACAAGTTGTAGATGCACGTTTTCGTTGGCAACCTAAACCGGCAGGGAATTCAGGTTTTTTTATTGCAGGAGAAGGTGGATTGCAAAGAAATGAAAATTTTCCGATGCGCGCATACGGCTACTTTGGTGAGTTTGGCTGGAGTTTTTCAAAACTTCCCTGGACACCAACTTTAAGTTATCGGTATGCTCATTTTTCTGGTGATGATTTAAGTACTGATCGATTTGAGCGATGGGACCCTCTATTATCTGGTGGAAACGGAGAACAATGGGTACAAGGAATAAATCATTTTAAAGTCGTGCAGATTTCAAATGTAATTGCACACAGGTTTCAATTACGTGTACGACCAATCTCAAAACTTGAACTGGTACCCCAATTTTGGTTATTTAAAGCAGATGACTTAACAAATTTGGGAGGAAACCCAGCACTCTCATTTTTAGAATCCAAAGATTATGGGGTAGAGGGCAATTTAACTTTCAAAGTATTTTGGTCGCGTAAGATTTATATCCAGGGACATGTGGCAGTTACATTTCCCGGTGAAGCCGTAAACAGAACCTTGACAGAAGATCCATCGAATTGGTGGAGTACTATGCTATTTATACGATACGCACTATAATTAGATGTAACAAACATATTCTAGTAACTCAATAAAACAAAAAATCATGAATCGAAGAAACATGTTAAAAAACACAACGCTTGCTACTATAGGTGCCAGTGCTGGTATTGCTTGCGCTAACGACTCTAAAGAATCTGAAACTGCATCTGCATTATTAGCCTCAGAAAAGACAGTAGGAAAAAAAGATGTTAGCCCGGTTAATCCAGCATATTTCATTCCAAATCGCTTTAAAGACAAAACAATTATTATTACCGGGTGCGCAAGAGGAATGGGTAAAGCAGCAGTAAAAAGAGCAGCTCTAGAAGGTGCAAATGTTGTAGGTGTAGACTGGCTTAAAGAAGAAGGAAATGCGGTTATAAATGAAATTGTTAAAGAAGGTGGTTCTGCAAAATTCGTTTATGGTGATGTTTCTACTAATGAGACCTGTAAAGAAATGGTTAAAACAGCAATAGATTCTTATGGTAAACTAGATTACGCCATAAACAATGCTGGTGTAATGGATGCAATCTTTCCCGGAGACCCTATAAACTATGAAAAACAAAAACACCTTACATTTAGTCGATGTCATGAAGCAACAGATGAGTATTGGGATGTAGTGATGCGAGTAAATACAACAGGAGTATTTAAATGTATGCGTGAAGAATTAAAACAAATGGTAGCACAAAATCAAGGTGGTGCAATCGTTAATGTCGCATCAGTCGCAGGGCTACGGGGTTTTTCGGGAACTCCCTCATATGTTGCAAGTAAACATGCCGTTAACGGGCTAACAAAAAATGCAGCTATAGATTATGCAGAATATGGTATACGAATCAATTCTGTGTGTATGGCCAATACTGCAACACCAATGGTAGAGCGAGCTTATCAACTTGTTATGGCTAAAGTAAAAGCTAGTGGAGGTAATGCTGGCATGGGAAATATTAAAACCAAAAGTCTTCTGCAGTATACAGATTCTAACCATCGAGACGCAACACCAGAAGAACAGGTAGCGATTATGTTATTTTTATTGTCTAAAGAAGCATCTAATATCACTGGAGCAAATTATGCCACTGATGGTGGATTTACTGCGTATTAAAGCAGTTGTACTCATGTCGATAACCGATAACTATAAATAAAAACTAATATTAATTTTAAAAGTATTAAATAATGGAAACATTAACTATTTCACAATCACTTCTAGAAGACATTTCTGAAGGAATTGGTTCTAAATTAGAAAAGGAAACTAATCGAGAGAAAGCTGCAGATTCTTTTATAAAGAAACTTGTAGAAGACTTAAAAGAATTAAAAGAAGATCAAGATCATGCCATCTCTTTATCTGTTCAAAAAAGGAGTGCTGGAGAATATGTTAATGAAAGACGTTATCATAGCGTACGAAAGGGTTCAGATGGAAAACCACTATATTGTGCAGTTTCCAATACTCATTTCAATTTTCAAATAGCACTTTTAGAATAACAAAAAACTACAAATCAGATATATTCATTTTGTAATTTTCTCCTGTAGGGATTTCAATAGCATATTTAGAAAAGCATAAAAAGTCTAAAGCTTAGTAAGTTAGTAATAACACACTTCAATTATTTAAAAATAATGTTTTAGTATCTTTCCATTCGCTATAACCCAAAGTGTATCCTCGTTGTATAAAATTCCTTTACAGTCTGTATCATTAGTATAATAAAGTTCCCATGATGCTCCTCCGTCTACAGTTTTAAAAATATTTTTTCCTGAGATATACCAGCCAATGTCTTTGTTTTTAAAAGCAAAAGCTTCTACTTTAGAGCTGCTTTCATGAATAATACTCCAGATATCTCCTTTTGTTTCTGATTTAATAATCACATATTTTTCATCACCACTAAGGTTCTTAATATAAGCGATCGCATATCCTGTAGTTGCATCTACAAAACGAATTTTCTTGATATATTCATAATTACCCGCTTTATTTTCTATTTGTATTTCTTTATTAGTCCAGTTTCCATCTTTTAAGTATAATAGCTTAGCAGGATAGTAAGACTTGTTTTCAGGGAATGGGTATGTATATCCTCCTAACCAAACCTGATTTGAAGAAAGTGCGAAAAAAGTATCGAATTCGAAATTTGAAGGATCATTTTCATGTACTTTATCAAATGTACTACCAGTATCAGTAGATTTATATATTCTTCCTTCTGATGTTGCAACTATGATATTACTTTCATCATTATCAACAAAAAAGTCTAAACCCCAAGAACCATTTTGAGTAAAATCATTAAGTAACTTGCTTTCTTCTTTTTCATTTTTACGATATAGAGCCAACGATCTTAACGAATATTCATTGTCTTTTGAACTTAAAAAGAATCCTCCATCAAGAAAATTATGATCTTGATTAATATTAGAAATACTTGCTCCCCCGTTAAACGATTTGATTACTTCAAAAACATCATTAGATGAATTGTTTTGTATCGAAAAATAAACCTTTTCTTTATCAACTCCTCTAAAATCCTTTATACTTTCAATCGAATTATAATCGTGACCCATTGTTATCCACTTATTTTTTGTATTGTCTAATACAGCTAAGCTTTTATACGAATCATTAAAAGAAACATTGGTGTTTGGAATTTCTATTTTTAATTCTGGAAGCACACTAACTCCCTCAGGCACCTTTATTGTTATTGTAGTATTGTTAGCAGTAGTAATCTCAACCGCTTTATTATCGAGATATACTTTTGTATCGGTTATATCACTACCAAAATTTTCTCCTAAAATAGATACTAGATCGTTAACATAAGCATACTCTGTAGAAAAAGAAGTAACCTTGGCGTCTATCGTTTCTATTTGTTCATTAAGATCTTGGCTATCTTCTGAATCTGAACCGCAACCAAAGGCTGTAACTAATAGTAATGTAATTAATGGGTAATTCAAAAATCGTTTTTTCATTTTGTTTGTATTCCTTTTATTTTTCCAATTAAAATTAGACCATAAACACGTACTTATCAGTTTGTATATCCACAATCTTACTTAAATCAGTGTAAGTCTATTCCTAGGACAAATATAGTATTATGAATAACTAAAAAACAAGAAAGGGTGGTCAATATTTATAAATAGAGGATGTTAATTCATGTGTTTTTACTCAGGATTCAAGGAGCTCTAATACTACCCAATAAACATTTTCAAATTGTACTTTTATCATAACAAAAAACTACAAATCAGATATATTCATTTTGTAATTTTCTCCGATAGGGATTTCAATAGCATCAATCTCGATATCTTGTTTTGTATACGCTGTAATTTTATCTCGATTTACGATGTAGGAACGATGTGTTCTTATAAATCGTTCATCTAATCTATCTTCAAATGCAGTTAGGCTATATTTTATAAGCCGGGTTTTATTAGACAAATGAATCTTAATATAATCTTTTACGCTTTCTATATATAGAATATTATCATAGAAGACTTTTACTTGTTTTCGATCCTCGCGTATAAAAATAAAATCATCCTTTTTGAGGGTGGTTTTTTTCAACCTCGGTAGAGGTTGATCGCGTATTTTGTAGCGAAATGAATTTTTCGGTTGCCATAAAAAACCTACTAAAAGTTATAGGTTTTAAAAGATAATCCACAGCATTCAATTCAAATCCATCAAGAGCATAATCTCTATACGCTGTTGTAAATATTACATGAGGCTTAACAATAAGATTTTTAAAAAAATCTGTACCTTTTAATACAGGCATTTCTATGTCGAGAAAAAGTAAATCAATTGATTGTTGCTGTAATATTTTACTAGCTTCTATTGCACTATTGCAAGATGCCACCAATTCAAAACCATCTAACTGTTTCAAATGCGTTTCTATTAGCTCTCTGGCTAATTCTTCGTCATCTACTATTAAACACGTATACATTATTTAGCTTTCAAAATTAAACGAACACAATATTTATCACTTTCTTCCTCAATATCCAAAGAATAATCATCTCCATACAGTAAATCTAATTGTTTTTGAACATTACTCAATCCTATACACTTCTGATTTTTATTTTCAGCAGATATTGTTGATTTAGAATTTTCAATATTAAAAATAATATGGTGGTTATCCGAACTAATTGTGATTGAAATAAAAGCTTCCTTTAGTTCCTGAGTCACACCATGTTTAAAAGCGTTTTCTATAAAAGTTAATAGCAGTAAGGGAGCTATTTTTGAATCCTCTGTGCTATTATTTTTAAAAGAAATACGAACTCTGTTTCCGTACCGTATTTTTTCTAAAGCAATGTAATTCTCAATCAACTCAATTTCTTTTTGGATGGATACAAATTTGTTATTACAGCGATACAACATATAATCCAAAATATCAGATAGTTTTTCAATCACTTCTGGTGCATGATCTGATTTTTTTATGGCCAGAGCATACAAATTATTTAATGTATTGAATAAAAAGTGCGGATTTAATTGATTTTTCAAAGCAGTTAATTCAGCTATTTTTTTTTGCTCATTGAGTTTTAAATAATTCTGCTGATTTTTATAAAACCTAAACATTAAGAGCAGGGCAGTAGGAGTTAAAAATTTAATACTCTTACTCAAAAAAACCGAAAAATTTAAAAGCCTTTCCCAAAAAGATTGTTTTGCATAATGTTGAACTATTGGACTATAGTAGTCAAAGTACCTTACATCATAATAATATATTCTATAATATATATATATGGCATACATAACAAACAATAAAATAATCAACCATAGAATAAACCAGCCCGTTTTCCCTTTATTTAAAAAATTTGGAACCAAATAGTATAGACAAGTGTATGCTATTAGTATTTGTATGGCAATGAAGATGATATAAGATTCAAATAGTTGTAGATAGTTATTATAGTTATCGATATTAGCAGATAATGTAAAATAGAGGAATATACCTATCCAGAACAATACGTGTCGTACTTCTGATTTATCAAAGTATGTTTTTAAAGACTCCATATACCAAATTGCAAATATAGCTTATACAGCTTGTATAAAGATTATTTATCTACCAAGCTCGTGTTTAAAGTTATAAACGGGCAAAAATCAGCTACCAAAACCTAAAAAGATCTTAATAGACTAAATTTCTTCTTCGGTCTACTTTTAAAAAAACGTAAGAATATCAACCATAGTTTTGATTAAACTTAAAATATAAATCTATGAAACGTCTATTTTTTACTACGTTCCCTTTTTGTTTTTTACTTGTTTTATCACAATACAAGATGATGAACCATGGTAAAACTATTATAAACAACGATACACTTCTTTATAAGAGTACAAACGAAATAGTCAAAACAAACCATTCATTTTCAGAAAAGGAAATGATTGAAAAAACGCTTAATAATTATATTCAAGGGAGTTCTTATAATGAATTAGAAAAACTAGAAAGTGCTTTTGCTGCAGATGCATCTTTATACCTTACAGTAAAAGGTACCTTTAAAAGATTAACTCCAGTAGATTATCTCAATTATTTTAAGAATAAGAAAAAAGGAGTCTATAACGGACGAACAGGAAATATTCTATCAATCGAGATATATCGTGATATAGCCACAGCCAAAGTCGAAATTTTTATTCCGGAGAGAAAAACAAAACTAATGGATCTTTTTCTATTAAAAAAGCTGAAAGGTGATTGGAAAATAATTACTAAAACAGCTACAAAGCTATAGGTTTCTAAATTTTATATATGAAAAAAATATTTTTGATAGCACTTTGTTTTTTATCTGCTTTGCATACTCAGGCACAAACAAAAACCATTCAATTTAAGAAGGCTACAATTACAATAGATGGCCAGTTAGATGAATCTATCTGGAAAGAGCTTCCTGAGTATTCGGGTTTTTATAATTATATGCCAATAGACGAAGGCTTAGCAGAAAATCAAACATCTGTACGACTATTTCATAATGGAGAATATTTATACGTGAGTTTAATTTATAATGATACTACACCAAAAACACAGGTTAGTTCTTTAAAGCGAGATGTTCCTATTGGGTTAAGTGATGGGTTTGCCATGGTTTTAGATACACAAAATCAACAACAAAACGCATATTATTTTTCTGTAAATAGTTACAGTACACAAATAGATGGTATTGTTGAACGTATTAATGAAGGATATGATTTTAGCACAAGTTGGAATACGATATGGAAAGCTAAAGCCTTTATGAATGGTAATCAAAAACAATATGAAATAGCTATTCCTTTAAAAGCATTAAATTTTGATACGAATAATGCTGTTTTCGGAGTTCAGTTTTATGTTAGAGATATTAAAAATAATTCCTGGACTATTTTAAAAAATGTAAAACGTAATTATCGCCTTTTTGATTTACGATTTACCGAAAAAATGACCGTTGAAGATTTACCCAATACATCAACTTCACGTTTTACAACAACACCATCTATTACCGCAAACTATCAGACCGATGTGGTAGAGGATGATACAGAGACTACATTTAAACCAAGCCTGGATGTGCAATACAATGTCACCTCTTCTCTTCGATTAGATGCGACAATAAATCCTGATTTTTCACAAATTGATATCGATCAACAAGTAACAAATCTAACTCGATTTTCGGTTTTTTTCCCCGAAAGACGTAATTTTTTTCTTGAAAACTCAGATCTGTTTTCAAATCTAGGAGTCGATGGTGTAAACCCTTTTTATTCAAGGCGTATAGGAGCAAATTCAGATATCCAATTTGGGTTAAAATTATCAGGAAATGTATCCCCAAAAACTAGAATTGGAGTTTTAGATGTACAAACCGATAAAGAAAATGAAATCGCTTCAGAAAATTTTGGAGCCCTTGTTGTCGAACAACAATTATCAAAAAACTTTACCACAACTGGTTTTTTTATCAATAGACAACAAACAGATAAATTTAAATTGATCAACGACTATAATCGAGTAGCAGGTGTCAATATAAATTATAAATCTGATAATAATAAATGGCTTGGTCTGGCCAATTTCGGGAAAAGTTTTAATGATGGAATTTCTAAAGACAATAATTTTTATAACGCAGGAATTTGGTTTAACAAGAGAGGTTTAGAATGGAATGCTGCAATCAAAAATGTAGGTAAAAACTATATAACCGATGTTGGTTTTACGCCAAGATTATATAATTATGATGCTATCAATGATGTTGTAGTAAGAGAAGGGTATACCCAAACTACAGCGGGAATAGAATATCAGAAATTTTATGAAAAATCCAAAATAGTAAACTCTGTTCGTTATTTGAATTATAGTAATGACACTTATTTAGATGAACATGGTAAATTGAATCAGTCATCGCATTTCTTAAATTCAGCTATATTCTTTAAAAACCTATCAGCTTTATATTATGTATTTAGATATGAGTACGTGGATTTAAGGTATGGTTTTGATCCATTAGGAAATGGTAATTCATTAATCCCAAATGAATATCGCTTTGGGATTTTAAAAATTGGATACAACTCTGCAAATAATCAAAAATTTAGATATCGTTTCAATATGCAAGCAGGAAATTATTATAGTGGAAAAAGAACAGCTGCAGGAACGTATCTAAATTATCAGTTATTACCTTTTGCAAATTTAGAACTAAGATATGATATTAATAAAATTGATTTGAATCTGTTAGGAAAAGAAACTTTTCATTTGGCTCGTTTTACGGGACAAATTTTCTTTTCTAATCGATTAAACTGGACAACCTATGTGCAATACAATACACAACGAGATAATTTTAATATCAACAGCAGGTTACAATGGGAATACAAACCTTTATCATATGTTTATTTGGTTGTTTCTGATAATTATAACAAAGATATTGCCCGCACAAATTGGGGAGTTGCCTTTAAAATGAATTATCGTTTTGATTTTTAATCCCTGATTTTTATAAAGAAATCTAATTACAAAACCAATACACCAAAATTTGAAATAATAGAAGCAATTAAAGAAAAGAAATAAGGAAATGCATATAAAAGGTTACAAGTTAAACTCTAATTTGTAACCTTTTTTTTAATCGTCTTGTCAAATACATGTGAATTCACAATACCATAGTTACTCACATTTAAAATTTGATAAAATGAATCAATTAAAACAAATTTCTATAGTATATATATTGTTATTCATAACAATGTCAGGAATATCTTTCGGACAAACTAATTCTGAATTTATAAGAGTTCCCGATGGTAGAAATATTAATGTCTTTAAACTTAACCAACATATAGGAAAAGCAATGGACTCCATAGGAGTACCAGGCCTTTCTATTGCTATAGTGAACAATAACAAAATTGTATATCATAATACATTTGGAGTTGTAAATAATAAGACACAGGAACCAGTAACCAAACAAACTATCTTTGAAGCAGCCTCTCTCTCTAAACCATTGTTTGCATATTTCATAATGAAAATGGCAGAAATGGGTAAGATTGATATAGATAAACCAATTTATCCATATCTTAAAGCTATATTTCCTACAGGAGTTATTGCTAAAGAATCTTTTGAAGCATATCAAACTTTAACTCCTCGCATTATAATGTCTCATGGAACAGGAATTCCTAATTGGGTCAAAGGGCCTATCAAAATAGCCTTTAAACCTGGAACAGATTTTTCTTATTCTGGTGAAGCATATCAACATTTAGGAGCCGCTTTTGGGACAAAACTAGGTATTGGATGGGGCAGTGCACTAGATTCTCTTTTTCTTAAAGAAGCAGCCCATCCCATTGGTATGAATAAAAGTTTTTATACTTGGAATGATATATTAGAAAACCATGCAGCTAAGGGACATATGAAAGGTAAAGTAAACCTGGAAATGCATAGGGATAAAAAAGTAGGACCTGGATATAGTTTGCAATCTGATGCCCAGGATTATGCTTTATTTTTGATAGAAATGATGAATCCCAAGAATATAAAAAAGCATACTCGTGATGAAATGCTTAAAGAGCATAATCATTTTAAACCTGATAGCAAACTTTTAAAAGAAACAGGGCAAACAGGTTGGGGACTCGGTTTTGCTCAGAAGCCTACACCATATGGAATGATGCATTTACATACAGGAAACAATCAAGATTTTCAAGCGTATACCATGTTTATCCCCGATCAAGAATACGGGTTTGTAATGTTTGGAAATTCGGATAATTTGTTTCCTTTACTAGAAACAATAGAACAACTTTTAGGAGAACATTTTTAAGATAATCATATGAACAATTTAAATGAATTTTTAGGATTTATTACCATTATTATAGCAGCAATACTTCTTGTTTTTATAATTGCCAGATATAACTACCTCATTAAAAAAGCAATGATAGAGAAAGGAATGTACCTGGATCAAAAAACTAATAAATTTAAATACCTGGATATTGGGTGTATTGTATTTGGATTAGGAATAGGGTTGTTGGTTTCATCTCTGTTTACTACAATGAATTTATTAGAAGACACTGCCGATTTATTAGTTTGGGGCACGATTTTAATTTTTGCTGCTGGTGGATTAGTAGTTGCTCATTTTATAAGAAAAAAACTTGAGAAATAATC
This region of Aquimarina spinulae genomic DNA includes:
- a CDS encoding DUF2490 domain-containing protein encodes the protein MTTEKSYSSWNSIIVDYTINNKVYIKNEAHFRRTRFLKDWQQILIRPSIHYKSNETLDFAIGYSFAKNYKPTYNFNENNVWEQVTLSHTSGKSNFKHRFRFEQRFIEQFVEVTPTVFKTNETDYKMRFRYRFTFQIPLFTVYNNTKIKAVVFDEIWLNTNSGIVPKSLNQNWFYVGVSYPILKNTSIGLGYMNDYMPIADHFRSNHILQTTLKFHI
- a CDS encoding carbonic anhydrase — its product is MKTTNNMVFIAVIMTIIVSSCTNTKEKIKGEHSIEVAKEKTTSTTDHVKKHWSYVGETSPEHWAEIEKNSECGGKFQSPINIVSLDAIVDTNLKPLAIHYVSNTKIHDVVNNGHSIQYNFEKGDYLMYKGDKYDLKQIHFHESSEHTINGIRYPIVIHMVHTNSKGEYLVFAVMAKEGKTSAPFRFLESYLPLRKGETKAIGKPFNLSYNLPKNKGYYTYMGSLTTPPCTQGVNWVIFKEPITISLEQVNILRDLMPLNNYRNEQPLNGREVKMTK
- a CDS encoding alginate export family protein — translated: MTTLLKPNLLNCLSKQFDLLRITVFIFTLSFGTTIAQGVGDVDPYHNKRIEEVNIIITNPSNDSILNNRIRDKIRQDLKTFPDNRFSRNHIEFSLSRSRQDPKIATTKIEVGFGSIGGIILTINVTLGDQVGESTKTGFVTSGKINDLPKLYNFGSTFIRLKLEALAIHYSNTNAWYGRPDALLDGNPLVSGIPSGDGYDDWVEGFTHLGTYGITPLHNNLHIYAGLSAIVSGSKGQELFTNKTRGYIGVEDAYIGLITGKTWENGNRLVVNASIGRQRFTLGDGFLIVNTSANGSKRAALQSNPRWAADMLARGSVKYNNTLLELFYLDPDELPVVDSKTRITGINVEAQPAKGLSVGASLLYVPKSEFGYFTSTEVLSREGLQVVDARFRWQPKPAGNSGFFIAGEGGLQRNENFPMRAYGYFGEFGWSFSKLPWTPTLSYRYAHFSGDDLSTDRFERWDPLLSGGNGEQWVQGINHFKVVQISNVIAHRFQLRVRPISKLELVPQFWLFKADDLTNLGGNPALSFLESKDYGVEGNLTFKVFWSRKIYIQGHVAVTFPGEAVNRTLTEDPSNWWSTMLFIRYAL
- a CDS encoding SDR family NAD(P)-dependent oxidoreductase; this encodes MNRRNMLKNTTLATIGASAGIACANDSKESETASALLASEKTVGKKDVSPVNPAYFIPNRFKDKTIIITGCARGMGKAAVKRAALEGANVVGVDWLKEEGNAVINEIVKEGGSAKFVYGDVSTNETCKEMVKTAIDSYGKLDYAINNAGVMDAIFPGDPINYEKQKHLTFSRCHEATDEYWDVVMRVNTTGVFKCMREELKQMVAQNQGGAIVNVASVAGLRGFSGTPSYVASKHAVNGLTKNAAIDYAEYGIRINSVCMANTATPMVERAYQLVMAKVKASGGNAGMGNIKTKSLLQYTDSNHRDATPEEQVAIMLFLLSKEASNITGANYATDGGFTAY
- a CDS encoding WD40/YVTN/BNR-like repeat-containing protein; this encodes MKKRFLNYPLITLLLVTAFGCGSDSEDSQDLNEQIETIDAKVTSFSTEYAYVNDLVSILGENFGSDITDTKVYLDNKAVEITTANNTTITIKVPEGVSVLPELKIEIPNTNVSFNDSYKSLAVLDNTKNKWITMGHDYNSIESIKDFRGVDKEKVYFSIQNNSSNDVFEVIKSFNGGASISNINQDHNFLDGGFFLSSKDNEYSLRSLALYRKNEKEESKLLNDFTQNGSWGLDFFVDNDESNIIVATSEGRIYKSTDTGSTFDKVHENDPSNFEFDTFFALSSNQVWLGGYTYPFPENKSYYPAKLLYLKDGNWTNKEIQIENKAGNYEYIKKIRFVDATTGYAIAYIKNLSGDEKYVIIKSETKGDIWSIIHESSSKVEAFAFKNKDIGWYISGKNIFKTVDGGASWELYYTNDTDCKGILYNEDTLWVIANGKILKHYF
- a CDS encoding LytR/AlgR family response regulator transcription factor, producing MKKTTLKKDDFIFIREDRKQVKVFYDNILYIESVKDYIKIHLSNKTRLIKYSLTAFEDRLDERFIRTHRSYIVNRDKITAYTKQDIEIDAIEIPIGENYKMNISDL
- a CDS encoding LytR/AlgR family response regulator transcription factor, yielding MYTCLIVDDEELARELIETHLKQLDGFELVASCNSAIEASKILQQQSIDLLFLDIEMPVLKGTDFFKNLIVKPHVIFTTAYRDYALDGFELNAVDYLLKPITFSRFFMATEKFISLQNTRSTSTEVEKNHPQKG
- a CDS encoding sensor histidine kinase, producing the protein MSKSIKFLTPTALLLMFRFYKNQQNYLKLNEQKKIAELTALKNQLNPHFLFNTLNNLYALAIKKSDHAPEVIEKLSDILDYMLYRCNNKFVSIQKEIELIENYIALEKIRYGNRVRISFKNNSTEDSKIAPLLLLTFIENAFKHGVTQELKEAFISITISSDNHHIIFNIENSKSTISAENKNQKCIGLSNVQKQLDLLYGDDYSLDIEEESDKYCVRLILKAK
- a CDS encoding nuclear transport factor 2 family protein; the protein is MKRLFFTTFPFCFLLVLSQYKMMNHGKTIINNDTLLYKSTNEIVKTNHSFSEKEMIEKTLNNYIQGSSYNELEKLESAFAADASLYLTVKGTFKRLTPVDYLNYFKNKKKGVYNGRTGNILSIEIYRDIATAKVEIFIPERKTKLMDLFLLKKLKGDWKIITKTATKL